A genomic segment from Salvia splendens isolate huo1 chromosome 13, SspV2, whole genome shotgun sequence encodes:
- the LOC121762067 gene encoding geranylgeranyl transferase type-1 subunit beta-like isoform X2 produces the protein MEDEELWDFDSESLSFEKDRHIYYLEMMYRGLPAPYQGQEINRLTLAYFVISGLDIFAALDRIDKEAVINWVLSLQAYPKNDRTFENGQFYGFHGSRSSQFQSDNSGAAKLNASHLASTYCALAILKTVGYDLSQIDSELLLKSMRTLQQPNGCFMPVHTGGETDLRFVFCAAAICSMLKNWTGMDREKAKEFIRNCQSYDGGFGLIPVAESHGGATYCAVASLKLMGFLGEDSLSEKASSDVINVPLLLDWSLQKQAFEDGGFRGRANKPTDTCYAFWVGGTLRILQADKFINEEALRGFLLTCQYKYGGFSKFPRVLPDIYHSYYGFCAFSMLREPGLNPLCVELGISAIAAIGL, from the exons ATGGAAGATGAAGAACTCTGGGATTTCGATTCAGAATCGCTGAGCTTCGAGAAGGATCGGCATATATACTATCTGGAGATGATGTATCGGGGGCTGCCTGCTCCCTATCAAGGCCAAGAGATCAACCGCCTCACTCTCGCCTACTTCGTCATCTCCGGCCTCGACATCTTCGCCGCTCTCGATCGA ATTGACAAAGAAGCAGTCATTAATTGGGTTTTATCACTTCAAGCTTATCCAAAGAATGACAGAACATTTGAAAATG GCCAGTTCTACGGATTCCATGGTTCCAGAAGCTCCCAATTCCAATCAGATAATAGCGGG GCTGCAAAACTCAATGCCAGTCACCTAGCAAGCACGTATTGTGCACTGGCAATATTAAAGACTGTTGGCTATGATTTATCTCAAATAGACTCTGAATTATTATTGAAATCAATGAGAACTCTGCAACAGCCTAATGGATG TTTTATGCCCGTTCACACTGGAGGAGAAACAGATCTCCGCTTTGTGTTTTGTGCAG CGGCCATTTGTTCAATGTTGAAGAATTGGACTGGCATGGATCGTGAGAAGGCTAAGGAATTTATTAGAAATTGCCAG TCGTATGACGGTGGATTTGGACTGATTCCAGTTGCAGAATCTCATG GTGGTGCCACTTATTGTGCTGTTGCATCTCTTAAACTGATGGGGTTCTTGGGAGAAGATTCACTATCTGAAAAAGCATCCTCTGATGTCATCAATGTGCCATTGCTTCTGGATTGGAGTTTGCAG AAGCAGGCATTCGAAGATGGTGGCTTCCGAGGTAGAGCGAACAAGCCAACTGATACGTGTTACGCTTTTTG GGTGGGAGGAACTCTAAGGATTCTACAAGCCGATAAATTCATAAACGAGGAAGCATTGCGTGGATTTTTGCTGACTTGTCAATATAAG TATGGTGGTTTCAGTAAATTCCCACGGGTGTTGCCAGATATTTACCACTCCTATTATGGATTTTGCGCATTTAGCATGTTGAGAGAACCCGGTCTCAACCCTTTATGCGTTGAACTGGGTATATCGGCTATTGCTGCAATTGGACTTTGA
- the LOC121762067 gene encoding geranylgeranyl transferase type-1 subunit beta-like isoform X1 produces the protein MEDEELWDFDSESLSFEKDRHIYYLEMMYRGLPAPYQGQEINRLTLAYFVISGLDIFAALDRIDKEAVINWVLSLQAYPKNDRTFENGQFYGFHGSRSSQFQSDNSGAAKLNASHLASTYCALAILKTVGYDLSQIDSELLLKSMRTLQQPNGCFMPVHTGGETDLRFVFCAAAICSMLKNWTGMDREKAKEFIRNCQSYDGGFGLIPVAESHGGATYCAVASLKLMGFLGEDSLSEKASSDVINVPLLLDWSLQKQAFEDGGFRGRANKPTDTCYAFWVGGTLRILQADKFINEEALRGFLLTCQYKLDPGSPLLCQYGGFSKFPRVLPDIYHSYYGFCAFSMLREPGLNPLCVELGISAIAAIGL, from the exons ATGGAAGATGAAGAACTCTGGGATTTCGATTCAGAATCGCTGAGCTTCGAGAAGGATCGGCATATATACTATCTGGAGATGATGTATCGGGGGCTGCCTGCTCCCTATCAAGGCCAAGAGATCAACCGCCTCACTCTCGCCTACTTCGTCATCTCCGGCCTCGACATCTTCGCCGCTCTCGATCGA ATTGACAAAGAAGCAGTCATTAATTGGGTTTTATCACTTCAAGCTTATCCAAAGAATGACAGAACATTTGAAAATG GCCAGTTCTACGGATTCCATGGTTCCAGAAGCTCCCAATTCCAATCAGATAATAGCGGG GCTGCAAAACTCAATGCCAGTCACCTAGCAAGCACGTATTGTGCACTGGCAATATTAAAGACTGTTGGCTATGATTTATCTCAAATAGACTCTGAATTATTATTGAAATCAATGAGAACTCTGCAACAGCCTAATGGATG TTTTATGCCCGTTCACACTGGAGGAGAAACAGATCTCCGCTTTGTGTTTTGTGCAG CGGCCATTTGTTCAATGTTGAAGAATTGGACTGGCATGGATCGTGAGAAGGCTAAGGAATTTATTAGAAATTGCCAG TCGTATGACGGTGGATTTGGACTGATTCCAGTTGCAGAATCTCATG GTGGTGCCACTTATTGTGCTGTTGCATCTCTTAAACTGATGGGGTTCTTGGGAGAAGATTCACTATCTGAAAAAGCATCCTCTGATGTCATCAATGTGCCATTGCTTCTGGATTGGAGTTTGCAG AAGCAGGCATTCGAAGATGGTGGCTTCCGAGGTAGAGCGAACAAGCCAACTGATACGTGTTACGCTTTTTG GGTGGGAGGAACTCTAAGGATTCTACAAGCCGATAAATTCATAAACGAGGAAGCATTGCGTGGATTTTTGCTGACTTGTCAATATAAG CTTGACCCTGGATCTCCTCTCTTGTGCCAGTATGGTGGTTTCAGTAAATTCCCACGGGTGTTGCCAGATATTTACCACTCCTATTATGGATTTTGCGCATTTAGCATGTTGAGAGAACCCGGTCTCAACCCTTTATGCGTTGAACTGGGTATATCGGCTATTGCTGCAATTGGACTTTGA